A genomic stretch from Anaerolineae bacterium includes:
- a CDS encoding sigma 54-interacting transcriptional regulator — protein sequence MKRIEEITLLYEISKALNRHLDLRKSLYDVLDILSSSMDMVRGTITILNSLQNEIFIEVAHDLSKSTIKRVKYKLGEGITGRVIQTGRAVAIPKIDEEPLFLNRTASRKSTKDRGFSFICVPVMKESKVIGAISVDKPFDESYSLKEGKKLMSVVATMVARHVINLETIRIEKERLREENQRLRNELENKYSITGIIGNSNKMREVFQMISQVSRSNATVLIRGESGTGKELVANSIHYNSLRAKSPCVKVNCAALPSELIESELFGHEKGAFTGAIKQKLGKFELANKGTIFLDEIGSVGLDVQIKLLRVLQEKEFERVGGQITIKTDVRIIAATNKNLEQGVEEETFRGDLYYRLNVFPIYLPPLRERKTDILLLAEHFLEKYTKESNKDIRRFSTPAIDMLMDYHWPGNVRELENCIERAVLLCEEGVIHSYHLPPTLQTGTESDTLPALSMDEAVENLGRDMIIDSLKNSRGNITLASKILKTTVRKFAYKLKKCGIDYRQYR from the coding sequence ATGAAACGTATAGAAGAAATTACCCTGCTTTATGAAATCAGCAAGGCTTTAAACAGGCATCTTGATCTTAGAAAGAGCCTGTATGATGTTTTGGATATTCTTTCCAGCTCAATGGATATGGTGCGCGGCACAATTACGATATTAAACTCTTTGCAGAATGAAATTTTTATAGAGGTAGCTCACGATCTTTCAAAAAGCACTATTAAAAGAGTAAAATACAAACTGGGTGAGGGGATTACCGGCAGAGTTATTCAAACAGGCAGGGCGGTTGCGATTCCGAAAATCGATGAAGAACCTTTGTTTCTTAATCGTACAGCCTCCAGAAAAAGCACAAAGGATCGGGGGTTTTCGTTTATATGTGTGCCGGTAATGAAGGAAAGCAAGGTAATCGGAGCAATCAGCGTTGATAAACCTTTTGACGAATCTTATTCTTTAAAGGAAGGGAAAAAGCTCATGTCTGTTGTTGCGACTATGGTTGCAAGGCATGTTATCAATCTGGAAACAATCCGTATTGAAAAGGAGCGCTTAAGAGAGGAGAACCAGAGGCTTAGAAACGAACTGGAAAACAAATATAGTATTACCGGTATCATAGGTAACAGCAACAAGATGCGGGAAGTCTTTCAGATGATATCCCAGGTTTCCAGAAGCAATGCCACGGTGCTTATTCGTGGAGAGAGCGGAACAGGCAAAGAGCTGGTGGCAAACTCGATACATTATAATAGCCTGAGGGCAAAGAGCCCATGTGTTAAAGTAAATTGCGCAGCGCTTCCTTCAGAACTCATAGAAAGCGAACTGTTTGGGCATGAAAAGGGGGCGTTTACCGGCGCCATAAAGCAAAAGTTAGGGAAATTTGAGCTGGCTAATAAGGGAACGATATTCCTTGATGAAATTGGTTCCGTTGGTCTTGACGTTCAGATAAAACTCCTTCGCGTTTTGCAGGAAAAGGAATTTGAACGTGTAGGAGGTCAGATAACCATTAAGACCGATGTTCGAATAATCGCTGCAACCAACAAGAATCTTGAACAGGGAGTTGAGGAGGAAACCTTCAGGGGCGATCTGTATTATCGTTTGAATGTTTTTCCGATATATTTGCCTCCACTGAGAGAACGCAAGACAGATATTTTACTTTTGGCTGAGCATTTTCTTGAAAAATATACAAAGGAAAGCAACAAGGATATCCGACGGTTTTCAACACCTGCCATAGATATGCTTATGGATTACCACTGGCCCGGAAATGTTAGAGAGCTGGAAAACTGTATAGAGCGCGCAGTTCTTTTATGTGAAGAGGGTGTGATCCATAGCTACCATCTTCCTCCCACACTGCAGACAGGTACGGAATCTGACACTTTGCCTGCCCTGTCCATGGACGAGGCGGTGGAAAATCTGGGAAGGGATATGATAATTGACTCTCTGAAAAATTCACGGGGAAATATCACCTTAGCCTCAAAAATACTCAAAACAACTGTAAGAAAGTTCGCTTACAAATTAAAAAAATGTGGCATTGACTATCGCCAGTATCGATGA